From Echeneis naucrates chromosome 7, fEcheNa1.1, whole genome shotgun sequence, one genomic window encodes:
- the LOC115046369 gene encoding mitochondrial carnitine/acylcarnitine carrier protein, with product MGEQQRVSPLKNFVAGGFGGACLLLAGHPLDTIKVRLQTQPKASCAQHVLYTGTYDCFRKTVSKEGILGLYKGMGAPLAGVAPMMAISFFGFGLGKQLQQTDPDKPLMHSQIFLSGCLAGVFTTVIVAPGERIKCLLQVQASSSQSKYAGPLDCAVRLYKEQGIRSVYKGTVLTLIRDVPSNGLYFLTYEYLKNFLTPEGQSVSQLSTPNILLAGGVAGILNWTIALPPDVLKSNFQTAADGKYRGLVDVLRTLLREEGPKGLYKGFNAVFLRAFPANAACFLGFEVALKGLNVLAPSW from the exons ATGGGGGAGCAGCAGAGAGTTTCTCCGCTGAAGAACTTCGTGGCCGGGGGGTTCGGAGGAGCCTGTCTGCTGCTGGCTGGACACCCGCTGGACACCATCAAG GTGAGGCTTCAAACGCAGCCCAAAGCTTCCTGCGCTCAGCATGTGCTCTACACAGGAACGTACGACTGCTTCCGCAAGACTGTGTCCAAAgag ggtATCCTTGGCCTGTATAAAGGGATGGGGGCCCCCCTGGCTGGCGTGGCTCCGATGATGGCCATCAGTTTCTTTGGCTTCGGTTTGGGAaaacagctccagcagacgGATCCTGACAAACCCCTGAT gCACAGTCAAATCTTCCTGTCGGGCTGCCTGGCAGGCGTCTTCACTACGGTGATCGTGGCTCCAGGAGAGAGGATCAAATGTTTACTGCAG GTGCAGGCCAGCAGCAGCCAATCCAAGTACGCAGGCCCTCTTGACTGTGCAGTCAGGCTCTATAAGGAGCAGGGGATCCGCAGTGTCTACAAAGGGACTGTGCTTACTCTCATTAGAG ATGTGCCTTCTAATGGTTTGTACTTCCTGACGTACGAATACCTCAAAAACTTCCTGACACctgagggtcaaag TGTGTCCCAGCTCAGCACTCCCAACATCCTCCTGGCCGGCGGCGTAGCCGGGATATTAAACTGGACCATCGCTCTCCCTCCAGACGTCCTCAAATCCAACTTTCAGACAG CTGCAGATGGAAAGTACAGAGGTCTGGTGGACGTCCTGAGAACGCTGCTACGAGAAGAAGGACCTAAAGGCCTGTATAAGGGATTTAACGCCGTCTTTCTCAGAGCCTTCCCTGCCAACGCG GCCTGTTTTCTGGGGTTCGAGGTGGCGCTAAAAGGATTAAACGTGCTTGCTCCCAGTTGGTGA
- the LOC115045758 gene encoding uncharacterized protein LOC115045758 → MNISHLLLFCVFSALCCGESGLISANGPLFTGPEGGNGRINCHFNRPGSRMSLCRNKCKDEDILIRTDKSWASNGKYSIRYKEIKSHAGAIVSVLIRNLTQSDSGWYFCGLGGSTGRDSFEDFEIRVSNELSDRNSNFILTNIEGKEVKRPCSRWMNRTDMFFCRGKCEREEDILIETNESSAQKGRYSIMHQEGSTFSVFATITDLVKSDSGQYRCGYGKASSPESFESFLILVDAPTTKPTTSFSSGRSTMSTDFPEATSQPSSAASKRTTTTTTTTTTQTPSTHSRSSTTSPVSQKESHDPATADAYQFTAQDSSSNIPPNSLPTVVAVSSVGVTLLASSLLLFYIHKMKKKKEEQL, encoded by the exons ATGAATATCAgccaccttctcctcttctgcGTCTTCTCCG CTTTGTGTTGTGGGGAATCTGGACTCATCAGTGCAAACGGCCCCCTTTTTACCGGACCTGAAGGAGGAAATGGTAGAATTAACTGCCACTTCAATCGGCCAGGCAGCAGGATGTCACTCTGTAGGAACAAATGTAAAGACGAAGACATTCTCATTAGAACAGACAAGAGCTGGGCGAGCAACGGCAAATACAGCATCAGGTATAAAGAGATAAAATCACATGCCGGAGCAATTGTGTCTGTGCTGATCAGAAATCTGACCCAGTCCGACTCAGGATGGTACTTTTGTGGTTTGGGTGGATCAACAGGACGAGATTCATTTGAGGACTTTGAGATCAGAGTTTCAAATG AACTGTCAGATAGGAATTCCAATTTTATCCTCACAAATATCGAAGGAAAAGAGGTTAAACGTCCATGCAGTCGCTGGATGAATAGAACCGACATGTTCTTCTGTCGGGGGAAATGTGAAAGAGAGGAGGACATTCTCATTGAAACTAATGAGAGCAGCGCTCAGAAAGGCAGATACTCCATCATGCACCAAGAAGGATCCacattctctgtgtttgccACAATCACAGATTTGGTGAAGTCTGACTCAGGACAGTACAGATGTGGTTACGGAAAAGCTTCTTCTCCAGAGTCATTTGAAAGTTTCCTGATCCTTGTggatg CTCCGACCACCAAACCCACAACTAGCTTCAGTTCAGGAAGGTCCACGATGTCGACAGATTTTCCTGAAGCCACCAGCCAGCCATCATCTGCAG CCTCCAAAAgaacaacgacaacaacaacaacaacaacaacgcagACTCCAAGCACCCATTCTAGAAGCTCAACAACTTCTCCAGTTTCCCAGAAAGAGAGCCACGACCCAGCAACTGCAGATGCCTATCAGTTTACAG CTCAGGATTCTTCCTCCAACATCCCGCCTAATTCTTTGCCCACGGTTGTGGCTGTCTCTTCAGTCGGTGTGACGCTGTTGGCGTCTTCGCTGCTGCTCTTCTACATCCataagatgaagaagaaaaaagaggagcaaCTCTGA
- the ndnl2 gene encoding necdin-like 2, whose product MAQRRRQSAPQNQSQAAAQEEDDDLTFTQPSTSQVQRGLEKVTNAQVDQKTAEVVQYVLVKDQKKIPIRRADLVKHVVKEYRNIYPEIIKRAVRTFDQVFGLSLVEIDTKNHIYILVNKLDKEEGASQFNNPTNPKIGLLFVILSVIFMKGGVVRENLIWNTLKKLRVDPGEKHEEFGDVKKVVTDEFVRQRYLEYARIPHTEPAEYEFRWGQRADMEVSKAKILEFMGQLHEQEPQSWSQQYREAHSSSAQTGTSSSQR is encoded by the exons ATGGcccagaggaggaggcagtCCGCCCCGCAGAACCAATCTCAGGCAGCG GCCCAAGAAGAGGACGATGATCTGACCTTCACTCAGCCGAGTACGTCGCAGGTCCAGAGAGGACTGGAGAAGGTCACCAACGCACAGGTTGACCAAAAG ACAGCTGAGGTGGTGCAGTACGTCCTGGTCAAGGACCAAAAGAAGATCCCCATACGCCGAGCAG actTAGTGAAACATGTGGTGAAAGAGTACAGAAACATCTACCCTGAGATCATAAAGAGGGCAGTCCGGACTTTTGACCAG GTGTTTGGTCTCAGCCTGGTTGAAATAGACACCAAAAATCACATCTACATACTTGTCAATAAGTTGGATAAAGAAGAGGGAGCATCACAGTTCAA TAATCCAACCAACCCAAAGATAGGTCTGCTGTTTGTCATCCTGAGTGTCATTTTCATGAAAGGAGGTGTCGTCAGAGAAA ACCTTATCTGGAATACTCTGAAGAAGCTCCGTGTAGATCCTGG AGAGAAACACGAAGAGTTTGGAGATGTGAAGAAGGTGGTCACAGATGAGTTTGTTCGTCAGAG GTACCTGGAGTATGCGCGGATCCCTCACACAGAGCCAGCTGAGTATGAGTTTCGCTGGGGTCAACGTGCCGACATGGAGGTGTCAAAAGCCAAAATCCTGGAATTCATGGGCCAA CTTCATGAACAGGAGCCTCAGAGCTGGAGTCAGCAGTACAGAGAAGCCCACTCCAGCTCAGCACAGACCGGGACCAGCAGCAGTCAAAGATAA
- the LOC115045756 gene encoding 6-phosphofructo-2-kinase/fructose-2,6-bisphosphatase-like isoform X3, translating into MEAKRDRLPVRRPRRRCESTASVPQFTNSPTMIVMVGLPARGKTYISKKLTRYLNWIGVTTKVFNIGQYRREATCSYNSFEFFRPDNTEAMKIRKTCVVTALKDVCDYFTREQGQVVVFDATNTTPERREVIISFAKENGYKVFFVESICDDPEIIAENIKQVKLSSPDYIDCDKEEAVADFLKRIDCYKLTYVPLDNNKDRNLSYIKIFNVGSRYLVNQVQDHIQSRIVYYLMNIHVTPRSIYLSRHGESELNLTGRIGGDSGLSPRGAKFASALGTYMRGQCIRDLKVWTSHMKRTIQTAEALGVQYEQWKALNEIDAGVCEEMTYEEIQNNFPEEFALRDQDKYRYRYPKGESYEDLVQRLEPVIMELERQENVLVICHQAVMRCLLAYFLDKSADELPYLKCPLHTVLKLTPVAYGCKVDSVFLNVEAVNTHRDKPVNVDVDRDPADALETVPEHI; encoded by the exons atggaggCCAAACGGGACCGACTTCCGGTGAGGCGGCCGAGGCGGCGGTGTGAGAGCACAG cgtCGGTGCCCCAGTTCACCAACTCCCCGACTATGATAGTGATGGTAGGACTCCCCGCACGAGGAAAAACCTACATCTCTAAAAAGCTCACCAGATACCTGAACTGGATCGGAGTGACGACCAAAG TGTTCAATATTGGGCAGTACAGGAGGGAAGCCACATGTTCATACAACAGCTTCGAGTTCTTCAGACCCGACAACACGGAGGCCATGAAGATACGGAA AACCTGCGTCGTCACTGCCCTGAAAGATGTGTGTGATTACTTCACCAGGGAGCAGGGTCAGGTTGTG GTTTTTGATGCCACCAACACCACCCCAGAGCGGAGGGAGGTCATTATCAGCTTTGCCAAAGAAAACGGTTATaag GTTTTTTTTGTGGAGTCGATATGTGACGACCCGGAGATCATCGCTGAGAATATTAAA CAAGTGAAGCTGAGCAGCCCGGACTACATAGACTGTGACAAAGAGGAGGCTGTGGCCGACTTCCTGAAAAGGATCGATTGTTACAAGTTGACCTACGTCCCCCtggacaacaacaaagacag GAACTTGTCTTATATCAAGATCTTCAACGTGGGCAGCAGATACCTGGTGAACCAGGTCCAGGACCACATTCAGAGCAGGATAGTCTATTACCTCATGAACATTCACGTCACCCCGAGGTCCATCTACCTGAGCCGCCACGGGGAGAGCGAACTCAACCTCACGGGTCGTATCGGGGGGGACTCCGGGCTGTCACCTCGCGGGGCAAAG tttgccAGTGCTCTGGGTACGTACATGCGTGGGCAGTGCATCCGAGACCTGAAGGTGTGGACGAGCCACATGAAGAGGACCATCCAGACTGCAGAGGCGCTGGGAGTCCAGTACGAACAGTGGAAGGCCCTCAACGAGATCgatgct GGGGTCTGTGAGGAGATGACGTATGAGGAGATCCAGAACAATTTCCCAGAAGAGTTTGCTCTGAGGGACCAAGACAAATATCGCTACCGTTACCCGAAAGGAGAG TCCTACGAGGACCTGGTCCAGCGTCTGGAGCCGGTCATCATGGAGCTGGAGAGGCAGGAGAACGTTTTGGTCATCTGTCACCAGGCGGTCATGAGGTGTCTGCTGGCCTACTTCCTGGACAAGAGTGCTG aTGAACTCCCCTACCTGAAGTGTCCTCTCCACACGGTCCTCAAACTCACCCCAGTGGCCTACG gCTGTAAAGTGGATTCTGTATTCCTAAACGTTGAagctgtcaacacacacagagacaaaccagTG AACGTGGACGTGGACCGAGACCCAGCAGACGCCTTGGAGACGGTCCCAGAGCATATCTAG
- the LOC115045756 gene encoding 6-phosphofructo-2-kinase/fructose-2,6-bisphosphatase-like isoform X1: MSRRAASLWRGEVWIWRSVTGAVSMTDGCLSQSEAFSSSAANLTVAHLAVKAMTETQRALTQNPLEKTWGPWMKSRLSQRRGSSVPQFTNSPTMIVMVGLPARGKTYISKKLTRYLNWIGVTTKVFNIGQYRREATCSYNSFEFFRPDNTEAMKIRKTCVVTALKDVCDYFTREQGQVVVFDATNTTPERREVIISFAKENGYKVFFVESICDDPEIIAENIKQVKLSSPDYIDCDKEEAVADFLKRIDCYKLTYVPLDNNKDRNLSYIKIFNVGSRYLVNQVQDHIQSRIVYYLMNIHVTPRSIYLSRHGESELNLTGRIGGDSGLSPRGAKFASALGTYMRGQCIRDLKVWTSHMKRTIQTAEALGVQYEQWKALNEIDAGVCEEMTYEEIQNNFPEEFALRDQDKYRYRYPKGESYEDLVQRLEPVIMELERQENVLVICHQAVMRCLLAYFLDKSADELPYLKCPLHTVLKLTPVAYGCKVDSVFLNVEAVNTHRDKPVNVDVDRDPADALETVPEHI; encoded by the exons ATGTCACGCAGAGCCGCTTCCTTATGGCGGGGCGAAGTTTGGATTTGGAGGAGCGTCACCGGTGCAGTCAGCATGACTGACGGCTgcctgagccaatcagaggcattCTCATCCTCAGCAGCCAACTTAACAG tcgCTCACCTGGCTGTTAAAGccatgacagaaacacaaagagcccTCACTCAAAATCCTCTGGAGAAAACATGGGGGCCGTGGATGAAAAGCAGACTGAGCCAACGCAGAGGCT cgtCGGTGCCCCAGTTCACCAACTCCCCGACTATGATAGTGATGGTAGGACTCCCCGCACGAGGAAAAACCTACATCTCTAAAAAGCTCACCAGATACCTGAACTGGATCGGAGTGACGACCAAAG TGTTCAATATTGGGCAGTACAGGAGGGAAGCCACATGTTCATACAACAGCTTCGAGTTCTTCAGACCCGACAACACGGAGGCCATGAAGATACGGAA AACCTGCGTCGTCACTGCCCTGAAAGATGTGTGTGATTACTTCACCAGGGAGCAGGGTCAGGTTGTG GTTTTTGATGCCACCAACACCACCCCAGAGCGGAGGGAGGTCATTATCAGCTTTGCCAAAGAAAACGGTTATaag GTTTTTTTTGTGGAGTCGATATGTGACGACCCGGAGATCATCGCTGAGAATATTAAA CAAGTGAAGCTGAGCAGCCCGGACTACATAGACTGTGACAAAGAGGAGGCTGTGGCCGACTTCCTGAAAAGGATCGATTGTTACAAGTTGACCTACGTCCCCCtggacaacaacaaagacag GAACTTGTCTTATATCAAGATCTTCAACGTGGGCAGCAGATACCTGGTGAACCAGGTCCAGGACCACATTCAGAGCAGGATAGTCTATTACCTCATGAACATTCACGTCACCCCGAGGTCCATCTACCTGAGCCGCCACGGGGAGAGCGAACTCAACCTCACGGGTCGTATCGGGGGGGACTCCGGGCTGTCACCTCGCGGGGCAAAG tttgccAGTGCTCTGGGTACGTACATGCGTGGGCAGTGCATCCGAGACCTGAAGGTGTGGACGAGCCACATGAAGAGGACCATCCAGACTGCAGAGGCGCTGGGAGTCCAGTACGAACAGTGGAAGGCCCTCAACGAGATCgatgct GGGGTCTGTGAGGAGATGACGTATGAGGAGATCCAGAACAATTTCCCAGAAGAGTTTGCTCTGAGGGACCAAGACAAATATCGCTACCGTTACCCGAAAGGAGAG TCCTACGAGGACCTGGTCCAGCGTCTGGAGCCGGTCATCATGGAGCTGGAGAGGCAGGAGAACGTTTTGGTCATCTGTCACCAGGCGGTCATGAGGTGTCTGCTGGCCTACTTCCTGGACAAGAGTGCTG aTGAACTCCCCTACCTGAAGTGTCCTCTCCACACGGTCCTCAAACTCACCCCAGTGGCCTACG gCTGTAAAGTGGATTCTGTATTCCTAAACGTTGAagctgtcaacacacacagagacaaaccagTG AACGTGGACGTGGACCGAGACCCAGCAGACGCCTTGGAGACGGTCCCAGAGCATATCTAG
- the LOC115045756 gene encoding 6-phosphofructo-2-kinase/fructose-2,6-bisphosphatase-like isoform X2, with translation MTETQRALTQNPLEKTWGPWMKSRLSQRRASVPQFTNSPTMIVMVGLPARGKTYISKKLTRYLNWIGVTTKVFNIGQYRREATCSYNSFEFFRPDNTEAMKIRKTCVVTALKDVCDYFTREQGQVVVFDATNTTPERREVIISFAKENGYKVFFVESICDDPEIIAENIKQVKLSSPDYIDCDKEEAVADFLKRIDCYKLTYVPLDNNKDRNLSYIKIFNVGSRYLVNQVQDHIQSRIVYYLMNIHVTPRSIYLSRHGESELNLTGRIGGDSGLSPRGAKFASALGTYMRGQCIRDLKVWTSHMKRTIQTAEALGVQYEQWKALNEIDAGVCEEMTYEEIQNNFPEEFALRDQDKYRYRYPKGESYEDLVQRLEPVIMELERQENVLVICHQAVMRCLLAYFLDKSADELPYLKCPLHTVLKLTPVAYGCKVDSVFLNVEAVNTHRDKPVNVDVDRDPADALETVPEHI, from the exons atgacagaaacacaaagagcccTCACTCAAAATCCTCTGGAGAAAACATGGGGGCCGTGGATGAAAAGCAGACTGAGCCAACGCAGAG cgtCGGTGCCCCAGTTCACCAACTCCCCGACTATGATAGTGATGGTAGGACTCCCCGCACGAGGAAAAACCTACATCTCTAAAAAGCTCACCAGATACCTGAACTGGATCGGAGTGACGACCAAAG TGTTCAATATTGGGCAGTACAGGAGGGAAGCCACATGTTCATACAACAGCTTCGAGTTCTTCAGACCCGACAACACGGAGGCCATGAAGATACGGAA AACCTGCGTCGTCACTGCCCTGAAAGATGTGTGTGATTACTTCACCAGGGAGCAGGGTCAGGTTGTG GTTTTTGATGCCACCAACACCACCCCAGAGCGGAGGGAGGTCATTATCAGCTTTGCCAAAGAAAACGGTTATaag GTTTTTTTTGTGGAGTCGATATGTGACGACCCGGAGATCATCGCTGAGAATATTAAA CAAGTGAAGCTGAGCAGCCCGGACTACATAGACTGTGACAAAGAGGAGGCTGTGGCCGACTTCCTGAAAAGGATCGATTGTTACAAGTTGACCTACGTCCCCCtggacaacaacaaagacag GAACTTGTCTTATATCAAGATCTTCAACGTGGGCAGCAGATACCTGGTGAACCAGGTCCAGGACCACATTCAGAGCAGGATAGTCTATTACCTCATGAACATTCACGTCACCCCGAGGTCCATCTACCTGAGCCGCCACGGGGAGAGCGAACTCAACCTCACGGGTCGTATCGGGGGGGACTCCGGGCTGTCACCTCGCGGGGCAAAG tttgccAGTGCTCTGGGTACGTACATGCGTGGGCAGTGCATCCGAGACCTGAAGGTGTGGACGAGCCACATGAAGAGGACCATCCAGACTGCAGAGGCGCTGGGAGTCCAGTACGAACAGTGGAAGGCCCTCAACGAGATCgatgct GGGGTCTGTGAGGAGATGACGTATGAGGAGATCCAGAACAATTTCCCAGAAGAGTTTGCTCTGAGGGACCAAGACAAATATCGCTACCGTTACCCGAAAGGAGAG TCCTACGAGGACCTGGTCCAGCGTCTGGAGCCGGTCATCATGGAGCTGGAGAGGCAGGAGAACGTTTTGGTCATCTGTCACCAGGCGGTCATGAGGTGTCTGCTGGCCTACTTCCTGGACAAGAGTGCTG aTGAACTCCCCTACCTGAAGTGTCCTCTCCACACGGTCCTCAAACTCACCCCAGTGGCCTACG gCTGTAAAGTGGATTCTGTATTCCTAAACGTTGAagctgtcaacacacacagagacaaaccagTG AACGTGGACGTGGACCGAGACCCAGCAGACGCCTTGGAGACGGTCCCAGAGCATATCTAG
- the LOC115045756 gene encoding 6-phosphofructo-2-kinase/fructose-2,6-bisphosphatase-like isoform X4 — translation MRKQVKLSSPDYIDCDKEEAVADFLKRIDCYKLTYVPLDNNKDRNLSYIKIFNVGSRYLVNQVQDHIQSRIVYYLMNIHVTPRSIYLSRHGESELNLTGRIGGDSGLSPRGAKFASALGTYMRGQCIRDLKVWTSHMKRTIQTAEALGVQYEQWKALNEIDAGVCEEMTYEEIQNNFPEEFALRDQDKYRYRYPKGESYEDLVQRLEPVIMELERQENVLVICHQAVMRCLLAYFLDKSADELPYLKCPLHTVLKLTPVAYGCKVDSVFLNVEAVNTHRDKPVNVDVDRDPADALETVPEHI, via the exons ATGAGAAAG CAAGTGAAGCTGAGCAGCCCGGACTACATAGACTGTGACAAAGAGGAGGCTGTGGCCGACTTCCTGAAAAGGATCGATTGTTACAAGTTGACCTACGTCCCCCtggacaacaacaaagacag GAACTTGTCTTATATCAAGATCTTCAACGTGGGCAGCAGATACCTGGTGAACCAGGTCCAGGACCACATTCAGAGCAGGATAGTCTATTACCTCATGAACATTCACGTCACCCCGAGGTCCATCTACCTGAGCCGCCACGGGGAGAGCGAACTCAACCTCACGGGTCGTATCGGGGGGGACTCCGGGCTGTCACCTCGCGGGGCAAAG tttgccAGTGCTCTGGGTACGTACATGCGTGGGCAGTGCATCCGAGACCTGAAGGTGTGGACGAGCCACATGAAGAGGACCATCCAGACTGCAGAGGCGCTGGGAGTCCAGTACGAACAGTGGAAGGCCCTCAACGAGATCgatgct GGGGTCTGTGAGGAGATGACGTATGAGGAGATCCAGAACAATTTCCCAGAAGAGTTTGCTCTGAGGGACCAAGACAAATATCGCTACCGTTACCCGAAAGGAGAG TCCTACGAGGACCTGGTCCAGCGTCTGGAGCCGGTCATCATGGAGCTGGAGAGGCAGGAGAACGTTTTGGTCATCTGTCACCAGGCGGTCATGAGGTGTCTGCTGGCCTACTTCCTGGACAAGAGTGCTG aTGAACTCCCCTACCTGAAGTGTCCTCTCCACACGGTCCTCAAACTCACCCCAGTGGCCTACG gCTGTAAAGTGGATTCTGTATTCCTAAACGTTGAagctgtcaacacacacagagacaaaccagTG AACGTGGACGTGGACCGAGACCCAGCAGACGCCTTGGAGACGGTCCCAGAGCATATCTAG